The proteins below come from a single Malus domestica chromosome 03, GDT2T_hap1 genomic window:
- the LOC139194526 gene encoding L-type lectin-domain containing receptor kinase IX.1-like has product MVVVLLLRLLLFQLLPCATPLSFNFSSFPNGLTNLFIEGDAFVDGTFLRLTKSAADIRQDQSVGRATYSQPFLLRENATGKLADFTTSFTFVIDSVGKTPYADGFAFFLAPNGSLLNTTIGLGGSLGLPVINRPNNESTNLYPFVAVEFDINPNSITSIEDPVGDHVGIDINSLKSEVTTPWNGSITTGRVNTAQIRYDSGSKNLSVVYTSVVNGSRVWRNISYIVDLNEYLQGYVIVGFSAATGAFTALHRINSWNFNSTELRDGNEFKNSTPVVPVPEPNPIVVPGTGNGVNVGLVVGLVVGGCVVLAGGLVLVWCIYWRKGKTGESSDGEDPMANDLIDEEFEKGTGPKKFSYKTLAQSTGNFDEGEKLGEGGFGGVYRGFIKDLDSYVAVKRVSSGSKQGMKEYAAEVRIISRLRHRNLVQLIGWCHEKGELLLVYEFMSNGSLDSHLFKPRTMLHWEARYRIAQGLASGLFYLHEEWEQCVLHRDIKSSNIMLDSNFNAKLGDFGLARLVDHGKQSQTTVLAGTMGYMAPECLTTGKASKETDVYSFGVVALEIACGRKPIDPKFGRTQINMVEWVWELYGEGKIIEAADPKLCGEFDAKQMECLLIVGLWCAHPDYTMRPSIQQTIQVLNFEVPLPILPSKMPVASYLSLPVSFSISSSYNTDLERRQTESSGHGYNTNSSQFTSSSASNSSPSASLLYTR; this is encoded by the coding sequence ATGGTGGTTGTCCTTCTTCTCAGACTTCTCTTGTTTCAGCTTCTCCCTTGTGCAACTCCATTATCCTtcaacttctcctccttccCAAACGGCCTCACCAATTTATTTATCGAGGGAGATGCTTTCGTCGACGGCACGTTCCTCCGCCTGACTAAAAGCGCTGCCGACATCCGACAGGACCAAAGCGTCGGCCGAGCCACCTACTCTCAACCCTTCCTCCTCCGCGAGAACGCCACCGGAAAACTCGCTGATTTCACCACAAGCTTCACATTCGTCATCGACTCCGTAGGCAAAACGCCCTACGCCGACGGATTCGCCTTCTTTTTGGCGCCAAACGGGTCCTTACTCAACACCACAATAGGCCTAGGCGGCTCTCTGGGCCTCCCCGTCATAAACCGGCCAAATAATGAGTCGACGAATCTGTACCCCTTTGTggcagttgagtttgatatcAACCCTAATAGCATCACTTCCATCGAAGATCCTGTCGGCGATCATGTTGGTATTGACATCAACTCTCTCAAGTCTGAAGTTACAACGCCTTGGAATGGATCCATTACAACCGGACGGGTCAATACTGCTCAGATTCGCTACGATTCTGGATCGAAAAATCTTAGTGTTGTTTACACTAGTGTTGTGAATGGTTCCCGAGTGTGGAGGAATATTAGTTACATCGTTGACCTGAATGAGTACTTGCAGGGTTATGTTATTGTTGGGTTCTCTGCCGCAACAGGGGCTTTTACAGCTCTACATAGAATCAACTCATGGAATTTTAATTCTACAGAACTGCGTGATGGGAACGAGTTTAAAAACTCGACGCCAGTGGTTCCCGTGCCAGAGCCGAACCCCATTGTTGTGCCCGGGACAGGAAATGGGGTCAACGTCGGACTGGTTGTTGGGTTGGTTGTTGGTGGGTGTGTGGTTTTGGCTGGTgggttggttttggtttggtgcATTTATTGGAGGAAGGGCAAAACAGGGGAAAGTAGTGATGGTGAGGATCCTATGGCGAACGACTTGATCGATGAGGAATTCGAGAAGGGGACGGGCCCGAAGAAGTTTTCGTACAAGACATTGGCTCAATCCACGGGTAATTTCGATGAGGGAGAAAAGCTTGGAGAGGGAGGATTTGGTGGAGTTTATAGAGGGTTCATAAAAGACTTGGACTCGTATGTTGCTGTTAAGAGGGTATCAAGTGGGTCTAAACAGGGTATGAAGGAGTATGCGGCAGAAGTAAGGATCATCAGTCGACTTAGGCATCGGAATCTGGTGCAACTCATCGGTTGGTGCCATGAAAAAGGAGAGCTCCTGCTTGTTTACGAGTTCATGTCCAACGGAAGCTTAGATTCCCATTTGTTCAAACCTAGAACCATGTTACATTGGGAGGCAAGATACAGAATTGCCCAAGGCTTGGCATCCGGTTTGTTCTATCTACACGAAGAATGGGAACAATGTGTGCTGCACAGGGATATCAAATCCAGTAATATTATGCTGGATTCAAATTTCAACGCCAAACTTGGGGATTTCGGATTAGCTCGACTTGTGGATCATGGCAAACAATCGCAAACCACAGTTCTGGCTGGAACCATGGGATACATGGCCCCAGAATGCCTTACCACAGGAAAGGCAAGCAAGGAAACAGATGTCTACAGCTTCGGAGTTGTTGCCTTGGAGATAGCTTGCGGGAGAAAACCCATTGATCCAAAGTTTGGAAGGACTCAAATTAACATGGTGGAGTGGGTTTGGGAGCTTTATGGAGAAGGGAAAATCATTGAAGCAGCTGACCCTAAATTGTGTGGAGAGTTCGATGCCAAACAGATGGAGTGTTTGTTGATTGTTGGGCTGTGGTGTGCTCATCCGGATTACACGATGAGGCCTTCGATACAACAAACAATTCAAgtacttaacttcgaagttccgttGCCCATTCTCCCATCAAAGATGCCCGTGGCCAGCTACTTATCTCTTCCGGTATCATTTTCAATCTCGTCGAGTTATAATACTGATTTGGAAAGACGTCAGACAGAGTCTTCGGGTCATGGTTACAACACCAACTCGTCACAATTCACCTCATCTTCTGCATCCAATTCTTCTCCATCAGCCTCACTTTTGTATACAAGATAA